One genomic segment of Anaerobaca lacustris includes these proteins:
- a CDS encoding sugar kinase: MGARLTPDNGQPFHCGRRFTLQATSAETNVASVSSYLGLPVKVLTTFVKGSPIARFLKDDLAGRHMDVEGPEVDQGGPWGYRHQLNLADCGTGSRGPRVCNDRAGEVGRTLNVKDFDLERIFGREGVQIVHLSGLIAALSPETGTFCLEIARAAKKYGTRISFDLNHRASFWKGREKELRAIFHEIAGVADILVGNEEDFQLALGIEGPEAGGKGLGSKIDSFKGMIERAGKAYPNAKVFATTLREVVNANTHLWGALLAEGSRWHAIEPRQIGVVDRIGGGDAFVGGMLYAVLRGWEPEKWASFGWATGALVVTLLTDYAQPADEEQIWSIWEGNARVKR, from the coding sequence ATGGGGGCCCGCCTGACGCCCGACAACGGCCAGCCGTTCCATTGCGGCCGGCGGTTCACCCTGCAAGCCACCAGCGCCGAGACCAACGTCGCCAGCGTCTCGTCGTATCTGGGCCTTCCGGTCAAGGTTCTGACAACGTTCGTCAAGGGCAGCCCAATCGCCCGCTTCCTGAAGGACGACCTGGCCGGCCGGCATATGGACGTCGAAGGTCCCGAGGTCGATCAGGGCGGCCCGTGGGGCTACCGGCACCAGCTCAATCTGGCCGACTGCGGGACCGGCTCGCGCGGCCCGCGCGTCTGCAACGACCGGGCCGGCGAGGTCGGCCGAACGCTGAACGTCAAGGATTTCGACCTCGAACGCATCTTCGGGCGCGAAGGCGTCCAGATCGTACACCTGTCCGGCCTGATTGCGGCGCTGTCGCCCGAGACAGGAACGTTCTGCCTGGAGATCGCGCGGGCGGCCAAGAAGTACGGCACGCGGATCTCGTTCGATCTGAACCACCGTGCTTCATTCTGGAAGGGCCGCGAAAAGGAGCTGCGGGCGATCTTCCACGAGATCGCCGGCGTCGCCGACATTCTCGTCGGCAACGAAGAGGATTTCCAACTCGCCCTGGGCATCGAGGGTCCCGAAGCCGGCGGCAAGGGCCTCGGCAGCAAGATCGACAGCTTCAAGGGCATGATCGAGCGGGCCGGCAAGGCCTACCCGAACGCGAAGGTCTTCGCGACCACGCTGCGCGAGGTCGTCAACGCCAACACCCACCTCTGGGGCGCTCTGCTGGCCGAGGGTAGCCGCTGGCACGCGATCGAGCCGCGACAGATCGGCGTCGTCGACAGGATCGGCGGCGGGGACGCCTTCGTCGGCGGCATGCTCTACGCCGTTCTTCGCGGCTGGGAGCCCGAGAAGTGGGCCTCGTTCGGATGGGCCACCGGCGCTCTGGTGGTCACCCTGCTGACCGACTACGCCCAGCCGGCCGACGAAGAACAGATCTGGAGCATCTGGGAAGGCAACGCCCGCGTCAAACGATAG